One Methanotorris formicicus Mc-S-70 genomic window carries:
- a CDS encoding cobaltochelatase subunit CobN: MRNPEALPTGRNIYAFDPLKIPTESAVERGKYIAKKTIEEYLKKHNKYPESVGVVLWGFETAKTYGETIAQILEYIGVKSYS; the protein is encoded by the coding sequence ATAAGAAATCCAGAGGCATTACCAACTGGAAGGAACATCTATGCATTTGACCCTCTAAAAATCCCAACAGAATCTGCCGTTGAAAGAGGAAAATATATCGCCAAAAAAACCATTGAAGAATATTTAAAGAAACATAACAAATATCCTGAATCTGTTGGTGTAGTTCTTTGGGGATTTGAGACAGCAAAAACTTATGGAGAGACAATTGCCCAAATCTTGGAATACATTGGAGTTAAAAGTTATTCATAA